The proteins below are encoded in one region of Tsuneonella sp. CC-YZS046:
- a CDS encoding protease modulator HflC, translating to MEKLWENHKFSIVALIALVVALFSSVIVVPETQQAVIVRTGDPVRVVNRFRPDQPFGKTGAGIVLRIPFLEQVQRVDRRILAVNMERQQVLSNDQQRLQVDAYARFRIIDPIRMVETAGTEEKVAEQLQPILASVLRQELGRRGFAALLTAERGSAMTNIRKGLDRQAREYGAQVLDVRIKRTDLPDGTPLESAFTRMQTARDQEAATIRAQGLKDAQILRAEAEAEAARIYANSFGKDPEFYDFYRAMQSYDATFRSGQGSSNIILSPDNEYLRQFRGGR from the coding sequence ATGGAAAAACTCTGGGAAAACCATAAATTTTCGATCGTCGCGCTGATCGCGCTGGTGGTGGCGTTGTTCTCCAGCGTTATCGTGGTGCCGGAAACGCAACAGGCGGTGATAGTCCGCACCGGCGATCCCGTGCGCGTGGTCAACCGTTTTCGCCCCGACCAGCCATTCGGCAAGACCGGCGCGGGCATCGTGCTGCGCATTCCGTTCCTGGAACAGGTGCAGCGGGTGGACCGCCGCATCCTGGCGGTCAACATGGAACGGCAGCAGGTGCTGTCCAACGACCAGCAGCGCCTCCAGGTGGACGCCTATGCAAGATTCCGGATCATCGATCCGATCAGGATGGTGGAAACGGCAGGGACCGAGGAAAAGGTCGCCGAGCAGTTGCAGCCGATCCTGGCCTCGGTTCTCCGTCAGGAGCTGGGGCGCCGGGGGTTTGCCGCGCTTCTGACGGCGGAACGCGGCTCCGCCATGACCAATATCCGCAAGGGCCTCGATCGTCAGGCGCGCGAATATGGCGCGCAGGTGCTCGACGTCAGGATCAAGCGGACCGACCTGCCCGACGGCACTCCACTCGAATCGGCGTTCACCCGGATGCAGACGGCGCGGGACCAGGAAGCCGCGACCATTCGCGCGCAAGGCTTGAAGGATGCGCAGATCCTTCGCGCCGAAGCGGAAGCCGAAGCCGCGCGCATCTACGCCAACAGCTTTGGCAAGGACCCGGAATTCTACGACTTCTATCGCGCCATGCAGAGCTATGACGCGACATTCCGGAGCGGCCAGGGAAGCAGCAACATCATACTTTCACCAGACAATGAATATCTGCGTCAGTTCCGCGGTGGAAGGTGA